The Polyodon spathula isolate WHYD16114869_AA chromosome 21, ASM1765450v1, whole genome shotgun sequence genome contains the following window.
cctggtctgatgaatcctggttcctgctgtttcatgctgatgggaggactagggtatgaagaaaaccacatgagtacatgcatccatcatgccacgtgtcaacattgcaggctggtggtggtggtgtgatggtgtgggggtgtgttttcatggcacacattgggccccttgataaaagtggagcaacgtttgaatgccacaggatatctgaacatcattgccaatcaggtgcatcctttCATGGCAGCAGTATATCCatttgctaatggattttttcagcaggataatgcccaaTGCCATAAGGCTAGGATTGTCTAAGAATGGTTCCaagaacatgacagtgaattcagcttactgcagtggcctgcccagtcaccagatctcaatccaattgagcatctgtgggatgagatggaacaagctattcggagtagagatccactaccagccaatttgacacaactgtgggacgcattagagtcaacatgggccagcatctctgtggaacgctttcaacaccttgtagagtccatgccccgacgaattgaggctgttctgaaggcaaaagggggtgcaactcaatattaaggtgttcctaatgttttgtacactcagtgtagaTATACATCAATAGTCAATACAACAGtcaataacatttatatatatatatatatatatatatatatatatatatatatatatatatatatatatatatatagtaactcctgaatgtgtctaagacttttgcacagcagtctACGTTCCTTAATGAAAATTGATCGGATGTAGTCACTATACTACATaccatttgttttataaagacattctgtctggagacacacctcttgTTAAACTTAGCAAATAGCAAGAATGCATAAAGAAACCATTGGGAGGATGAATTATGCGTTTAGATTAAAAGGGACACTATTTAAATTATAACCAGGTGATACACAGCAGTGAATCTGTGTAGCAAGTAGTCAGTCAacactcttttttgttttttaaatcaaattgttttatattttatcctggttattttaatttcagtaaaacaataaacttaatttgtggagtactgtaaatAGGATTATTCTCAGATGACATTGCTGGACATTTGATttttgaactgttgtaatataactCTTAAGTttgcctgcttattttaatgccaggaatgagccaagtgatgtttataaacattatgacatgtttgaagtgtcttcaggtgctttattCACTGTGACAGCAACAAGAGTCTAATTTGAAAATCTTGGcttaatacacaaataaagaaaggaaattgcggtaatatttattaatttacttattttaattctcagcattatatttatgttcagatgtcctgtttatttattaatatgttgatacaAAGTAGGAAAAACTgaattggtcatttttaaaaaaactgaatttgctGTTCCCCAGTATgtaaaatcagtagccctaaatgtgtaaaatgcaagcaaagaaccaaaagatacttattaaaagtaaaaatgactTATAAATAATAAGTGTTAGCAATAGGGATAGAGCGTGTTTCagttaaatattgttttctaCAGTTTAGACAGGTAACAAAGGACAGTAACTCCCTGGCCTAATCACATTGTGTCTAGACTAGGGGGAGTCATTATACTTTATACTAACATGTGTTGAGAGCTGAGGAATGTATATTTAAGTATATAAATCATGTATGTAAAATGGATAtaaattaaatagaaataataataaaaatgtatttgactttGTGCAACAGTCACAGATTCGCCTATTAATGATTCCCCTAATTTTGTCATTACTTTTGATATGATGACAGCCAACCCAGTGAAAAGCTTGCACAGGTTCTGAGAGATGACCAGTTCATTCTCTAGAACTATCCTTTTTGGTGAGCTACTGTATACAGGTGTTAAGTCTAATGAAGAGTCCCAGCCAGCCTTTTTGAAGGAGGGAAAAAGAAATCACAGAATAATGTCTTCATGGATGTCAAGGTGTTATTTTGTCAGGTCTTGTCATGAACTGTACTACTAAACCAAGCAAGATGAGCACCCATTGGCTGACCTTTTGGTAACCCATCTCATCTACAGGGTCTGACAGGTATGACAGTGGAGGGGGAGCAGGAGGATGAAGAACCTCTGCCCCTGACTAGCATGAGTCtcctggagctggagcagcatCTAATCCAGTAGGCTGCGAGGCAGGAAGAAAGGCTGTTGACATTACAGCTGCTAGCAACAATGTGTGAGAGGCTCTCCACACTCTGTTTCATAACCCGGTCCAGGTCAGTCACATGATTAATGTCGGCTTGCATGGGTTGTAGGTTGGAGGAGGTATTTCCTCAATTTGGTGTCGATGATCCACAGGTGTAAGTGTTCTGTGTGCTGTGTAACCTATGCACCCACATGGTGAGAATGTGTTTGAAGGTGACCAATAAAATACCCATTTTGGTGACCTTAGGTTTTTCTCCATATAAATATGACCCAAGCAAATAACCTTAGCTTGTTTCAAGggctttataataaaaatgaattaatttttgTTAAAAGAGCCATATTGATGCTCAGGGAGTTCTTTCTAatggaaaaaactaaaactaaacagcTGACTGGATAGTAGAAAATAGAAATACAATTGAACCAGACTGGAAAAGACACAGCTTCAATAAGTTTGTGCTCATGTTTTAACATATCAGTTTGCTTCTACCAAAGAATACAGATTTCCTTTGTagtcttttcaaacccattaagAGCCTTAAATAATATACTTCCTGTCTAAATCAAAGAGCCTaactaaccctaaacctaacccaagGCCCAGTTGAACTCTATATATACACACGTTTTTAAGGCTTGTTCTTTGTAAAACTGAGACACCCGTTTCATTCACCTGATCCACCCATTGCCTCTGGCGATACTGAAAAGCAGATGGGAAGCAGCTGTAGACTTCACCCAACACCTGTGTCATATTACTTTAGGGTTGAGACAAACCCAGCCTCACATACACGAAATGGCTGACTATGATCACATTATTGTGTATGGGTTACAAGcgtaaaacagaacaaaaacacttCTGCTTATATCCAGATTATGAaagaaatgtatatgtatatgacGTGTGTTTTTCATAGGCAAAATATTCTGCAATGACTTGTATAGTTAGCACAGTGTATACCTGCGGACCTCTTTTTGACTAGACAATTAACGGGCATGGGTTTTTATAATTGAGGATCGAATTAGATGAAATTAAACATACTTCTGTTGCCTGTGTTTAGACATTATGACATCTGATTACTTGTCtgcactttgtttctttctttctacttaagcatacagtatttaaattgtttataaaTCAAGCTCAGTGCACCCTATTGACTtgtgctttaaacttttttttttttttttttacaaaattaaagtttgtttttttccctagAAAAAATGCCAAGAACTATTTAATGCAAACctattgttgtttaaataaacaacacgGTTTCTGTGAACAGACCCAGTCATGCAAATCTGACAGTCCAGGGTTATGTTACTGGGTTAAATGTTGCAATCCTGTCATTAAGCAAAATGATCAATAGAAATTTAAATCCAAATTTTAAATTTCATAATCATAGCAAAAGTAGGTTACTCCTCATTAATTTTTCATTTGCCTGGGCTAATTTGAGATACTGCCTTACTTCTGCTAGCTGCTTTGGGACTAATTCCAAATTAATATGACTCTGTTATGTCCTGGATAAAGATCTAAGATGCCTTATGCATGCTGTCTTTAAAGGGTGATTATTCAAATGCCTGAAGTTGAAATGATTGCTGTTAACAATTGAAGTttaatgctgtactgtacacaccaAATTAATAAGAGTATAAGATTCTGGGGCAATGTCTTTACATATAGTAGATATTGGTCATGGTGATCTTTATGATAATCATAGCTAATATTTGTACCAATAATTAAGTCAAAATTATTACAAAGGTTCTAGAAGGTTCCCCATGCAGTGccctaaacattattttaattagtcCTGCCATAGCGCTACAGACTTCATAAAAGTTCTTGTGTTCGTctccattcacttcctgtgttacagataaTATAGTCTtcctgatcttgcattgttccctATGTTCAGCAGAAAAAGCAAGTGGTCGTTTCTGGTGTGGTCCTACTgcttgtaacacaggaagtgagttTTTCGTCTTTTAAAGGGGCTTCaaactttacattttacattttttttaaagccttaaaAATTACAAGGAATCATACAAACATCATCAAAGGAATTGCACGTTAATTCAgcttgtatataaatataaaaatatgtatgagGTTTTCTGTTGGGTGTGTTATCGGCAGGTGATTGAGTTCATCTCTGCCATGTTGAAGCGAGCCTGTGTCAGTCTGGATCTGGGTGTGAAAGGAACAGTGGCAGCAGAGACACTCAGCATGGGAATGGGACTCATGGCTACCATATTAGCTGGGGCAGTCAAGGTAGGAAGACTATAGAATAATTATGTTTCCATTCTGTCTTTCAGCTAGCAGTGGTAGTTTTTGAACTGTAGTAGTACTATTTGAAATGTACAGGGGatgggagaaaaaataaaaacctaccgTATTATCACATATAAAAGCCTATGCGAATATATACAAGGGTGCGTTTATTCACAAATATAGGCATGTGCACTTTTGTGGGCAAAGTTGCAGCAAAAGGTGGACCAAATCTAAAACTCAAGTAAAAGCATACATTACTTAATTTGATTCTGTTGATATCAAAATATCAAATAGGAGACTGACTTGTAAtagaaattaatataaaaaactaaatactgtGCCATGTACAATTGCAGCTGTTTCAACATGTTTTCCTCCTTCTTAGCTGCAGTCAGATTATGCTGCAATGAAGGAACTCTTGCCTCTTTTAGACCAAATATCCCAATGGCACCCTGAACAAGTTATCCAAGAACTGGCCTCAGATTTACACCTCTCCATTGCTACTCACGGAGAGTTTGCCGCTGAAACTGTGGCCAGGGCAGCTCGCAACACAGCCGGGAAAGAGGAACTGATACCAGAGAGACGTTCTGAAAACACTGCGTCCAAAACAACTGAGAAAGCAGAGAGTAGAAACAGTGACAAGACACCAGGCACTGGTGTGATGAGTCAGACatacactgcacactgtaaaACTGCAGACCCAGTTTCAGATCCCGTGCCTCAAAGCAGCAGCAGAGGAGATCCATATGCTGATCCTGCAGGGCCCAGGAGACCTGCTGTCTGAATGTCTTCTTGAAGCGGTAGACCCTGAAGTTCCTACAAGAGCAGCTGCCTTAACAACACTGATTTGTATGGTTCAGAATAGACATGCTGAGGCGCTACACAACCAGGACAAACTATTAACATTAAGTTTGCATTGAACAGAGTCAGGTCTTTGGAGAGCCATTCAACTGTAGGGTTGGACGAGAATGTTCAATTACTGATTATTGGTAAAAAAATATTCTCCCTACTTAGTAGTCCCCTTTCTCTCACACACTTACCACTCTTCCCCTATAGAGGGGCACTGATGcccaattaaatgtaaaatacattattatgtaAATTAGGTCATATACAAGGATTGTGGGAAACCTTTGACCTCCAGGGTCAGGGTCATGAAATACTAGGCCGAACCGAAAATTTGGTTCCTGCTGTTAAACAACAGTACTGAATATATACTTGGCTGCCATCACGTGCACAGTGCAGTTGCAATGATGATGTTGTTTACAGAGAGCAATGTCCGCAGGTACCAGACTACATGATTCTGACATGGCCTAATCTTCAATACACTTCTCTGTTGTCCTGCTGACCTATTGTACAGTATCTGCCAAATGTCTTCCAGATTTCCAGTAGCTGAGCTCGTTCTGCCATTTGAGTTATTCTCTTTACGTTTTAATTTCATGTATTGAATCACAGTGCATCAGTAAcactaattaataaaatatagacTGGGAAAATGGTTaaatttgaagaagaagaagaagaagaattctcTCGAATTCAACAGAGGAAAGGGAAAGGGATTTATTCacctaatttattttattgtgctttttaaattttgaaaatgaCACAAACTACTAATTTTATATTTCAGCTATTTCTAAAGAATCTAGAGCACAGCGACTCATTTGTGTATTTATCTGCCATTCAAGGTAAGAAATGCTGAAGAAGCAGGGAATGTGGGGTTATCTAGATGAATTTGACCAATTTGTGCTGAAATGACAGAAGAGATGATATCTTTTGTGTTATCATCCATAactttcattttataaaatatcgTCAAAACTACAGAGACTTCCGCAtctagtaaaataaacattttagaaagtttattttttttaactttaatttttttaatatggtaaaaTCCTTTGACAAAGAACTGTTTTAATGCTGGGGTCATTTTATATTTGGGATGTAAATTATGGGAGAAAAAAAGAATCTTAGGAAATACGAGCCTTATACAACTCCCGAGAATGAAGAAAAGACATGTTTTAACCTGCTACTTCATCTGGAAGGTtgctgctaataaataaataaatcctacaGTGGTGTTTGATCAAGTGTAGCAATCTAGTGGTCATACTATGTCAGACTTAAAGGAGAGCCGGTGATTTTAAATTGATCTGCTTTATCTTGCAGTTTCCataaagtagcttcaaatgacatttttctTTACAGTACATTATGATACTGTCTAATATCGCTATTGGGCTATTTGATTATTTTCATATTATCTGGGAAAGTGGGTTTTGAAAACCCCAACAACTTATCAAAGTTTCCAGGACTTCTAATTCAACTTGCCCCTCCCCATTCTAGGCAGTAGGCTTCTATGACTACCTGTGGTGTCCCTTGACCCCTCAGTGAAGTTGCTTTAAGAATAATGTTTTTGCCGTATCTGATCTAACAAGTAACACTTATTAATTTGTCACATCTAGTATTACTTGAATAAAACCTCAGTAATTAATCCAGAAGCTCCACTGTCGAGAAGTACCATTAGTTTCAATTAGTGGTCAAACTAAAGGACCACTACCCAGATGGGTTCGGGCAACCTCGATAAATTGAGGGgcttttcaaaacaatttaaatcaCTATTCCAGGCCAtgccaaaaaaaaatcaatattccaACAACAACACTCAGAGCTCCTCaatgtttttaaacactgttaGATTCTGGTAACACTCgtctttttgtaatgtattttacattCGAAATATAATCACAGTGGCTGTGCAAGTTATTGGGGTGGAAAAGTAATTATGAACTAGTGCCCCCTCCTGCACCACTGTTAATTCCTTGATTTGAATAGGGATTGAACGTTGGAGTGTATGGATACAAACACAGGAGGTGGTGGCTGCCAAAACAGTTTCTGCTTTACTTCATGACGGTTGCCGAGTTTTCAGTTTCATTCCCCTCATAATTTAtgaataaacatatataaataaaagattgtaaTGAACAATGTTTCACTGCAGTACAAAAGACAGGACACAGCATAGGTAAAGTAATGTGGCGTCAAAATAAAGGGCGTTCTGTAACGCCTTTTAACCACTGTGTAAAAGGATCAGATCCATTCAAATGGGTGGTTAGTGGCAGTTcggcattttttatattttcataaaagATTTTCATGATGGATGGAGGCAGGTTATTTTCACTAtacgtacatttttttttaacaattgctAACAAATTAAGcatggtaaacaaaacaaaacaataaacctaTGGAATTACTATACATTGAATTGTTCTGTAGTGTTTTATGCATGGGATCCTGAACCCAGGATaggatgtactggaattttgacaactCTGTagtcaattattttgtttattttatgcagtttTTCTGTAACAGTAAAAGCGATCTCTCCTGAAATTTaactaatttacattttcatttgtaaagaATGTGTACTGTTTGTGGGGGAAGGGGTTCGCCAAAAAGAGAATATGGTTTGTATGTTcttgaaaatgtacagtaaatgtttaacCACCCCTTGAAGAACTTACATTGCAATAACTCACCTCACCAACAGGGGAATGTCTCTCACTGACAAAACCAAACATGGATTGATTAGTCCACCAAGGAATCCTTATTCTataaaatgctctttttttttttttttttttttttacctttaaagaatcttttcagttaaaaaaaaaaaaaaaatcatgaacatTGAAATGGCTCTTTGTCATGGCTTTCAGACTGTAGAGCTGTTTTTAAttccagtaatgctgttgaaaaCCCATGCTGAGGTACATGCCTTTAAGATAACATTAACTATGAAAACCTCTTTTATCTATTGGGGTTCCTGGCATTGTCACTTTTCTTAGAGGAGCCCTGCATTGTGTCTGCTTTTGAATGTGGCGATGCAGAATCCAATACAATTCTGCAGTGCCATAAAggcaattgtagctaacaaaataattccataacacctacctgtcatgcactttaaTTCTCTATATAgatctaaaatgtgcagttttgaatgaaagaaacacattttatagcatACAAGTTTTGGCATCACAAGCTATGCATTCAGTTAGTCATGGGTTACATTGTCCCCATCCCTTCAATGGCTTACTTCTTGTCATTGACCAACCAGCAGCTTCTCCTATTGACTAACATGCTTTCATCCATTAACCTACTTTCAACTGGAACAcaatgctgaggtgaaatgacctaggcagtgcaagtgtaacagatttctttaaccttgtgtagtaccTTACATTCTGTTTGCTAACAGATTGGTTTCTTTTAAAACCGGGCATTTCACGCTTGTATAGTTATTGATACGCATGCTGTGGAAAACGTATGTAATTATTAGGCATGCTTGATAATTGAAATAGTTACAGGTTTTCGGATGTGCTTACCTTCCAACCTACTCTGCTTATCTCTGCACTttgttaaacaatattattttatggGAGTGACGTCACTCAGCCCCCTTACAGTAACCCAGTTGAACCAAACTTGTCTCATTAATTTGtgctctttttattattattatttgcgcGTGTGTTGTTTCTATTATTAGGACAATGTCTCAGATGCGTCTGACAGAAAACAAACTTCAAATCATTGACAAACTGGCAAAGGGTAGTACGGTAAAACAGGAGTGTAATATGGAATAACCGAACAAAAGAAGACAACTGAGTTTTCCAGTGAAATTGAAAGGAGGGGCAGGAACTGATTCCGGGGGATCGCATTTCTCACAGAACAGCTCAGACCTGCGTTGAAAAACTATTACTTTGAGCAGCAAGGTGAGTCATCGTTGTATCACTCATTGTTTCTAAGTAGGTTTCGCAGAtgtagcagtgtttttttttttttttgttttgttttaatcctaTGAGTTTTGATAGTTTCCCCTCAATTATAGTATATACAGATAATTGTTCAgttgaaaatgacaaaaaaaagaactcaCCTTTAACGTTTTTCTGCCCTCGCACTGTTCCTGTCTAGTGCTGTGAACGGATGACATATGACTGAACGTTTGTGCTGTTCGTGGGGGTGGGGGGACTTCACGGAGATGCTCCGGTAGactgtttgcaattgtttttGAAATCTTACACCCAGTTAACATTTACTAAGTCGGCCTTGGGacgtctctgggccgcctcaaaatttccgttcacagttgaggttttagggggcctaagtgcgttcagaCAGGTGTCTGAAAAGGaaattgcggcgaagtgcttgtcggtaATGTAAATagtgacgtaaacaccgcattcctggaagtcaacataagattgagctgggaaattttcAAACATAAATAtggccattttattttttgcaacactgttggtactgtacttattgcataagatgcgacaaaggcgtgtgttgacagtgcactCGGTTATTGTGGAAAGAAgtgatcgtgttggatcatgtgtaaTTGCAGCAGACAAGGACAAGGCATTACATTAATCactatacagattattatattaatggtgactgaatatgcaatgtcgtatgcattatttatcagtaTTGAGATTTACAGTCTTAGCTACGGTCtgaagtgtgcgtgtgtgtgtgtgtgtgtgtgtgtatatatatatatatatatatatatatatatatatatatatgtatatatatatatatatatatatatatatatatatatatatatatatatatatatatatatatatacacagtacgttttatcgttttaatgaaagctgtacgatgaagaaatacttaccattcacaactgacccatcatcatcgtctaaagtgtcggtgtattcagtgcattccccattgctattttctggGCTGGAGATTGCCATAGGTCCCATagaatccaagatccgtggtgggtttatctctggcctgctgctcagtatttcgaGAGTTCTCagaaaaacttgcaggtttttctctgaactccactcaaaagggcatatctgatagccctttgcaccacagagataacacggacataaaggagatagctgcgtCTGTACTCTGAAAAAACACTTTGACATATGTTACTTGTGTAATTTGAGTTTAAGAAGCTGGgacattttttataacaaatacTTTGTTTCCTTAAGACAGTTGTAATAGTGAAGGATCTGAAACGGAGTGTATTTTGTGACTAATATGTGGTCCAGACTCCATTGCCTAACTCATCCAGGAAATGACACTCTTAAGAAGATTAATCGAGAAGCGTGCAGTAACAAGCCCTTTTACAGTGTTAGTTTAAATGTGGGCTTTCTCAAGTATTATCGTAACACGTCAGATGTACCGGATGTGTGGTTTATTCTTCTTAAGCTGTTTACATGAGTTGAGAAATTGTGTGTTCTGTCAATTGTACTAATTTGTCAGCCCCTGGGGTTTCTTAACAATTAGAAGATATGGCTTTGACATCAGCTAACGTAAATTAACAGAATCTCACTTTATCGTACCCAAGTGAGAGGGAAGAGGACATTCACAGTTAATTGTAATGTACACAGTTCTAGTAATTAttagtatttttcattttggtcCAGTCATGTAAAAGACAAAGTAAAACCtttaatttctaaaaaataaaacaaaaaattggtTGGTATtgaaaaatagatatattttttaaatgtatggatATTCAGAACTATCACACCAAAGTGTGTGACTTTGTTTTATTCtagctaaggccaaacatcgcagcacctggtcatggcaccaaataaaccgtccttggctaagacccaccttacatacgccttaatgttgcaggtgatgaacacaaaggacatgagggatcctctcctacccagaagGGCAGCCTTTCCATCTTTCATGGCTTTCTTcaagttttcaacacaggtgctgcctcccttaagcatttgtcacgtgactctagtaatgtcatttccagtcggaccttggcacagttaaactcctcagttagaacGGAGATTTGTAGCTGCAgaattcctttaccataaagtcctaCTCTGATGATGCAACCATTTCTGAACTGATTAAAGGTTCCAGCTTCtgaactgttgtcaaggaaacctcatacacagtcagtggccacagtagCCTTGGCAGTGGGCaaattgaaagcaccagagtattagtttgcccggtaaagcactgctggtctatgctcttcaacccttccactgcttgctgtctaacttctcccacacaaactgtgtcctttagatccccaccgtaccatctcccaagacttttcactggcttctcatactgttggtattgccttaccattaatgtagaaccttttatctgcttgtagcagggtggtaggaaagccctgctgttgaatgcattttgtttatttttagaacagggtctccccatccgcccctgtgttatttatgtattatgatttattgtatttgtttattgtgtttattttgtgtatttttaggTGATGGTgaaccatgtgttttgtttattttgtatttgtatatatgatggcgtggccgtgcgttttgttttgttctgtattttatttaaaaaccttgtgtgaatgtgtggctgttggctagtgcgttgttaaactagcaggcagtcacacatattaataaactcgtgcagattgtggccgagggggggtaatagaataattacaaactagttaaacccctttgctactgtatttaagcctgcagctctccctgctctgggtgggtgttcggaggaggaactggagagcgTGAGGagagagatatatttaaaaatgaaaacaagatttgttttgtttaatagttttattttgctctgtgagtagtgttatttttgtttaaacattttatttatttttgtatttataataaaaacggTGCATGCCGCGTCTTTGTGttgaaactgcagctacctgacctgtgtgtgcacTTCCTGCCGcactactactttacctttaattatagagatgcgcCTTGATTTATTgcgcttgaattgcattcgtgcccattcaatgttattggttaatttgcccaataactgattagtgcaggctactgttgtagtgaGTTGTCATGTCATCtgtgtatgctcaaattggtggtagttgcattccagaagcttAGCGCTCTcatcccactacccattttgatgccctaataattacttccattgccatgttaaaagtcagtggagaaatggtgcatcctgccattattccaacttctaggcactgccatgtagtgctgaaaagttgaaaaactaaactgcaaatctccaaagtaggctttcactaaatttgttattgtcatcggtacaccaaaaaaatcaaatgctgcccaaagaagttcatgtggcactgaaccatatgcattagccaaatccagtaatatcacatggagctccttcctctcctttttagctgattgaatttgttgccagatcacattgatgtgttcaaagcatcctgggaaacctggaatgccagtgtcaatgaagcagttctttaataggtaagttgacaatctctgaacGATAATGCTGAAGAAGAttttgccttctacatttaataggggaatagggcgaaactgactgatgcttgtagaatctttcttttggtataaagagtccacctgctcggcaccatgctcttggtacaacctgtttttcccatgccactttcatcaatttccacaggattcatagaactcctgaagcactcttgtacactctataCAGAACTCCATTaagccctggagatgatgacgcccttgcttttttcacagcttgctctacttctttccacttaggtgggCATTCCTCCATTTGGTTTTCTGAtagattgataggtgggatgtcggAAGGAATAGATATAGGCTCCTGCCTTtctgaatctgtatgtgtttcctccaaatatctctccagctcaaacttagatgcttttaaTGTGCTacttttctcactggtgaataacttttttaa
Protein-coding sequences here:
- the LOC121296701 gene encoding transport and Golgi organization protein 6 homolog, which produces MYEVFCWVCYRQVIEFISAMLKRACVSLDLGVKGTVAAETLSMGMGLMATILAGAVKLQSDYAAMKELLPLLDQISQWHPEQVIQELASDLHLSIATHGEFAAETVARAARNTAGKEELIPERRSENTASKTTEKAESRNSDKTPGTGVMSQTYTAHCKTADPVSDPVPQSSSRGDPYADPAGPRRPAHKGHEGSSPTQKGSLSIFHGFLQVFNTAEFCLTAVIKTDSEAEVCRAAVHIIALLLRGRNDNATQMLSGVLRDLYRVLKHVLQHDLDDVTMIYAHLELEELDDVMWRYIFLAQKLEKKIVVIP